One genomic window of Magnolia sinica isolate HGM2019 chromosome 3, MsV1, whole genome shotgun sequence includes the following:
- the LOC131239628 gene encoding uncharacterized protein LOC131239628, with amino-acid sequence MVPAFVHIAVEIITLLIIAGSYMVVLRMPLLLLRHSLPPRQLSSLVQGSLLLFLGRHMMPLCGFTFGIFLSLLTQLRPSQDLQTKRVIGGGMSEEAFIFSMIHLLPLLVPFL; translated from the exons atggttcccgcatttgttcacattgcggtggaaataatcacactattgattattgctggcagctacatggtcgtcctacgtatgccgctgcttctgttgagacacagtcttccaccccgacagctgagcagtctagttcaggggagtctcttattatttctcgggcggcatatgatgcccttatgcggcttcacattcgggatattcctgagccttctcacgcagcttcggcccagtcag gacctacagacgaagagagtgattggtgggggcatgagcgaggaggcgtttatcttctcgatgatacacctgttgccccttctagtaccctttctctag